One window from the genome of Variovorax sp. PAMC26660 encodes:
- a CDS encoding hemerythrin domain-containing protein produces the protein MTHATVRIIRQEHAALAAMLRSIVMLLEQHRKKGTLPDFAVLRAMLFYVDEFPEKRHHRKETELLFPKLRARTPISRDLLDKLDSDHARGERRIRDVEHALLAFEMLGESRRAAFESTVGEYVDFYLGHMALEEREILPLAERVLTENDWRDLDEAFAQNRDPLTGHVADLEYAALFTRIVNIVPAPIGLGRESGPAAA, from the coding sequence ATGACCCACGCCACCGTTCGCATCATTCGCCAGGAACATGCCGCGCTTGCGGCCATGCTTCGCTCCATCGTCATGCTGCTGGAGCAGCACCGCAAGAAGGGCACCTTGCCCGATTTCGCGGTGCTGCGCGCCATGCTTTTCTACGTGGACGAGTTTCCCGAGAAGCGCCACCACCGCAAGGAAACCGAGCTGCTGTTTCCCAAGCTGCGCGCCAGGACTCCGATCTCGCGGGACCTGCTGGACAAGCTCGACAGCGACCACGCCCGGGGCGAGCGCAGGATCCGCGACGTCGAGCATGCGTTGCTGGCGTTCGAGATGCTCGGCGAGTCGCGGCGTGCAGCCTTCGAGAGCACGGTCGGTGAGTATGTCGATTTCTACCTGGGCCATATGGCACTGGAGGAGCGCGAGATCCTGCCGTTGGCCGAGCGCGTGCTGACCGAGAACGACTGGCGCGACCTGGACGAGGCTTTCGCGCAGAACCGGGACCCGTTGACCGGGCACGTGGCAGACCTCGAATACGCCGCGCTCTTCACGCGCATCGTGAACATCGTGCCCGCGCCCATCGGCTTGGGGCGGGAGTCAGGGCCGGCTGCGGCGTGA
- a CDS encoding universal stress protein: MYQRILVPIDGSSTSGHGLAEAIQVAKLTGGRLRLAHVIDELSFALAADAYAGYAGNWLEELRSDARKLLDAARAKAAKEGVAADIVLLDSFKGAVHDQVIAEAVASKAELIVIGTHGRRGLGRWVMGSSAEHILRMSPVPVLLVRA, encoded by the coding sequence ATGTACCAGCGAATTCTTGTTCCCATCGACGGCAGTTCCACGTCCGGCCATGGCCTGGCCGAAGCAATCCAAGTTGCGAAGCTCACGGGCGGCCGCCTGCGCCTGGCGCATGTCATCGACGAACTGTCGTTCGCACTGGCCGCTGACGCCTATGCGGGCTACGCCGGCAACTGGCTAGAAGAGCTGCGCAGCGATGCCAGGAAGCTGCTCGACGCCGCGCGGGCCAAGGCAGCCAAGGAAGGCGTCGCAGCCGACATCGTGCTGCTCGACAGCTTCAAGGGCGCCGTGCACGACCAGGTCATCGCCGAAGCAGTGGCATCGAAGGCCGAGCTGATCGTGATCGGCACCCACGGCCGCCGCGGACTCGGCCGCTGGGTCATGGGCAGCAGCGCGGAACACATCCTGCGCATGTCGCCCGTGCCGGTGTTGCTGGTACGTGCCTGA